The following DNA comes from Bacteroidales bacterium.
AGGAAAATAACTTTTTTGAAGTATTGTTTCATTCTAGCAAAACACTAGTTAATACATCGGAACTGTATTTTAAGCCAGTTAGCGGAATTGATACAAATAATGTAGCCACTGTTTTGGAATCAGACTCGTTGAAAGTTGTTTTTGGTGTTCCAGCTATGAATGAAGCAGGAAATGAAGTCGGAGCTCTTTTGTTTTCTTATACTTTTTTTAAAGACTCCTATATGTTTGATTTCAGTATAGGGTTTAAAAATCGTGAGCAATTTTTAGGAACAGGCAGTAATTTCGTAACAATTAATTGGAAATCTGATCTGGCTTCAAATGAAAAAAGTATTGTGAATGAAAGAAGAGTAAGCACCGTGCATTATGCTGACGACGACTTAGAAACAGACTATTTGAGCGAAACAAAAGATGATGAAGAAAATATAAAAACTTCTTTAAAATGGGTGTCGTATAAGCAACAGTTTTTTGCAACATCAATAGTAGCAAAAGATAAGTTTTCATCAGGGGAGTTTAAAACAAAAACTAAAGATATTAGTGATACCACCTACTTGAAATCAATGTATTCAACTTTGTATTTTGAGTTTGATAGATATAATGATAGCATTGCTGGTTTTAGCTTTTATGCGGGTCCTACAAAGTATAAAATATTGCGGAGTTATCATCTTAGCTTAGAACGACAAATTCCTCTAGGCTGGAGTTTTGCTCCCATAGCTTGGATTAACAGATATGCTGTAATTCCTGTTTTTAACTGGCTTGAAGGTTATAATATCAATTATGGTATTATAATTTTGATACTTACTATATTGCTAAAAATCGTGCTTTTCCCTATAGCTCGTAAAACATATAAAAACTCTGCTAAAATGCGAGTTTTGAAACCTGATGTTGATGCAATTGCTGCAAAGTATCCAAAACCCGAAGATGCAATGAAAAAGCAGCAGGCAACAATGGAGTTGTATAAAAAAGCAGGGGTAAGCCCATTTTCTGGATGTGTGCCAATGCTTTTACAATTCCCAATTTTGATTGCAATGTTTAGGTTTTTTCCAGCGTCTATTGAACTTAGGCAACAGCCATTTCTTTGGGCAGATGATCTGTCTTCATACGATTCTGTTTTGGATTTAGGCTTTAATATTCCGTTTTATGGAGACCACGTGAGTTTATTTTGTTTGCTCATGGCAATTTCTACGGTGATATACACTAGAATTAACGAAAAGATGATGGGCAGCGGAACAAACCAAATGCCGGGAATGAGAGTGATGCTATATCTTATGCCGATAATGTTTTTAGGATTTTTCAATAGCTATGCATCAGGATTAAGTTACTATTATTTACTTGCTAACTTGATTA
Coding sequences within:
- the yidC gene encoding membrane protein insertase YidC; amino-acid sequence: MSKYNQLIGFVLIFAILVGFAILSAPSKEERENARKRQDSLEIVKKEKDSIHALIAAQKQDSILALKSDSGAEAKQQPAIIAQSEIDSTSKYSFNNDGVFYTSLEGDDSSYTVETDLMKVKFASKGAAIKQIELKEYLTWDKKPLNIFYKENNFFEVLFHSSKTLVNTSELYFKPVSGIDTNNVATVLESDSLKVVFGVPAMNEAGNEVGALLFSYTFFKDSYMFDFSIGFKNREQFLGTGSNFVTINWKSDLASNEKSIVNERRVSTVHYADDDLETDYLSETKDDEENIKTSLKWVSYKQQFFATSIVAKDKFSSGEFKTKTKDISDTTYLKSMYSTLYFEFDRYNDSIAGFSFYAGPTKYKILRSYHLSLERQIPLGWSFAPIAWINRYAVIPVFNWLEGYNINYGIIILILTILLKIVLFPIARKTYKNSAKMRVLKPDVDAIAAKYPKPEDAMKKQQATMELYKKAGVSPFSGCVPMLLQFPILIAMFRFFPASIELRQQPFLWADDLSSYDSVLDLGFNIPFYGDHVSLFCLLMAISTVIYTRINEKMMGSGTNQMPGMRVMLYLMPIMFLGFFNSYASGLSYYYLLANLITFAQMFAFRYAIDENKLRALIDENKKKPVKKSNWQKRLEEAQKMAKERQKR